The Sulfurospirillum deleyianum DSM 6946 nucleotide sequence GTCTCAGTTCCAGTGTGCCTGATCATCCTCTCAGACCAGGTATGCGTCATAGCCTTGGTAGGCCATTACCCCACCAACTAGCTGATACAATAAAGCCCCATCCTTTAGCAATAAATCTTTCCCAACTTACCTTATGATAAGAAGGAGTATGGGGTATTAGCAGTCGTTTCCAACTGTTGTCCCCCACTAAAGGGCAGGTTAGCTATATATTACTCACCCGTGCGCCACTAACAAAATAAGCAAGCTTATTTTATCCGTTCGACTTGCATGTGTTAAGCACGCCGCCAGCGTTCACTCTGAGCCAGGATCAAACTCTCCATTAAGTTTGTTCTTTTAGCAGACAGCAAAGCTGTCTTAAAGAACCAAATACTAAAGCACGAAGCAAAGCTTCTGTATCTTAAGTATCCTTCATAAATGAAGTGTTGATTATTATCTCTTTGTTTTTGAAGAGGTGATAATCTCTTACTTTTTTGCGTCCTGGCTTTGGTCGCTTATTTAGATTTCAAAGATTGAATTTAACATTGTTAAAATGGTAATGAACGTGAAGCAAATTCCCTACTTTGGGTACTTCTCTTTAACCCCGTTCTCTCAAACGAGGACGAAATTATATGGCAATACACCTTAAAAGAAGGTTAAAAGAATAAGCATTTTATATACCCTTTTTATCTTGCTTCCAATGATTAATTTTTCGTTTACTCTCTTTCCATATAATAGAGAAAGTTTAAATTAGATTCTTTTTAGTAAATTCGCTAAAATGTACTCTAGATAAACAAATATTATCAAAACAACTTAAAGGAGAATTACATGGGTCTGTATGATAGAAACTACGTACACCAACACTCACATGAGAGTGCCTATGAGCATGCAAAAGGGAGAGAAAGTTCCATTGGAATTTTTATCAAGCAAACGTATCAGCTCTTTGCAGCTTCTCTACTTGCGGCAAGTGCTGGAGCTTATATAGGTATAGGAATGGCAAATACAATTGCCTCTTGGTTTTGGGGATTTGTTATTTTAGAATTTGTCTTTTTGTTTGGATTGTACGCAGCAAAACGTAAAGCCGGTCTTAATTTGCTTTTACTTTTTGGCTTTACCTTTTTAAGTGGATTAACACTTGCCCCATTACTTTCAAGTATTATTGGGCTTAAAGGTGGCGCAAACATTGTAGCAAATGCTTTCATTTTAACAACTGTTGCCTTTGGTGGGCTTTCTGTGTTTGCAATGAATACTAAAAAAGATTTTACAACAATGGGTAAAATGCTTTTTATTACGCTTATTGTTGTCGTGGTAGCAGGGCTAATTAATATATTCTTTCATAGTCCTATTTTACAATTAGCGATTGCAAGTGTTAGTTCTATTTTATTTAGTGCCTTTATTCTTTATGACACACAAAATATTATAAAAGGTGCATATGAGACACCTATTGAAGGCGCCATTGCTCTTTATTTAGACTTTTTAAATCTCTTTGTCTCTTTACTACAAATTCTTGGAATTTTTGGTTCACGCGACGAATAAACACTTACATGTAAAAAAAAGGGAGTGCGAGAAAAACTCTCGCACTCCCTTTAAATTGTGTTAAAAAACGTAAAGATGTGGGCAACAACCTGTTGCTTTCACGTTTAACATGCTGGAACGTTGCCGCTATCACTCGCATAGTTAAATAAGAAATCATACACATGTTGAATATATGAATCTTTTAATGGTTTAGCATTTGGACAAAACTTTTTCATCTCATCATTCAACTTGCCACCATCTTGAATCGCTTTCCACTCTGCTTGCGTATGTTTTTTTGCCATAGTAGCACCATCAAATCCGCAAGGACCTTTAAGCTCTTTAATAAAAAGCTTCTGACCTTTTCCCGCATCAGCAAGAGCCGCTGTGCTTAAGAAACTCATACTCACCACAATTGCGCAAAGCAATTTAAAGAATTTTGACACTCTATCTCCTTATGTTAAGATTGGTTATAAGAAATACAAGGAGATAAAAATCCTCATATTTCTTTACATGTAAAAGTGAATTAACCTAAAGGCTCATTCACTTTTATGTCACATTTATTTGAAGCATCACATTTGATATTTGCATCAAAATAAAGTACGCGGCTGACATCCATTTTTGCATCTTTAAGTTTCATTTGTGCTTCCATAGCACGACCACCAGATGCACAGTTGATCACGACAACTTTCCCTTTAGGAAGTTTCGTAGCAAACTCTGTAGCGCTCATTTTACCCGCTTCAAGATTGATGGCACCTTTAATATGACCATTAGTAAATTCTGCCGGGCTTCTTACATCTACAATCGCCACATTAGCAGGTACTGTCCCCGCTACAATATGTGCTTTATACCATTCACCATCAACGGTTCCCTCATCAATACCTAACTTTACACCATCCACCATTGCAGCAGTTTTTGGTGCTGCATCTGTTTTGACTTCAGCTTTTACAGCACCTCTGGTTGTTTGAAGTTTTGCTTCTTTCCATGCAGGAAGACCACCCGCATAAACACTGACTTTTTTATATCCCAACTCTA carries:
- a CDS encoding Bax inhibitor-1/YccA family protein, producing the protein MGLYDRNYVHQHSHESAYEHAKGRESSIGIFIKQTYQLFAASLLAASAGAYIGIGMANTIASWFWGFVILEFVFLFGLYAAKRKAGLNLLLLFGFTFLSGLTLAPLLSSIIGLKGGANIVANAFILTTVAFGGLSVFAMNTKKDFTTMGKMLFITLIVVVVAGLINIFFHSPILQLAIASVSSILFSAFILYDTQNIIKGAYETPIEGAIALYLDFLNLFVSLLQILGIFGSRDE